One part of the Glycine max cultivar Williams 82 chromosome 14, Glycine_max_v4.0, whole genome shotgun sequence genome encodes these proteins:
- the BURP2 gene encoding BURP domain protein 2 precursor (The RefSeq protein has 1 substitution compared to this genomic sequence): MEFHILPIITFLMLVVATNADAALPPAFYWKSKLPTTPMPKAITDLLQPDWKEEKDTSVDVGKGGVNVGVEKGNQGPGDGTDVNVGGGDGGVNVHTGPKGKPVHVGVGPHSPFDYNYAASETQLHDDPNVALFFLEKDLHHGTKLNLHFTIYYTSNVDATFLPRSVSDSIPFSSNKVNDVLNKFSIKDGSDEAKTVKNTINECEGPSIKGEEKRCVTSLESMVDFATTKLGSNNVDAVSTEVTKKDNELQQYTMAPGVKRLGEDKASVVCHKENYPYAVFYCHKSETTKAYSVPLEGADGSRVKAVAVCHTDTSKWNPKHLAFQVPKVQPGTVPVCHFLPQDHVVFVPK; this comes from the exons ATGGAGTTTCACATTCTTCCCATCATTACTTTTCTCATG CTTGTTGTGGCAACTAATGCTGATGCTGCATTACCTCCTGCATTTTACTGGAAGTCCAAGCTTCCTACCACACCAATGCCGAAAGCCATCACTGATTTGCTACAACCTG ATTGGAAGGAAGAGAAAGACACCTCTGTGGATGTAGGGAAAGGTGGAGTAAATGTTGGTGTAGAAAAGGGAAACCAAGGACCAGGAGATGGCACTGATGTTAATGTTGGTGGTGGAGACGGTGGAGTGAATGTGCACACAGGACCAAAGGGTAAGCCAGTTCACGTTGGAGTGGGCCCACATTCTCCATTTGATTACAACTATGCAGCCAGCGAGACCCAATTACATGATGACCCCAATGTGGCACTCTTCTTCTTGGAAAAGGACTTGCACCACGGAACAAAATTGAACCTTCACTTCACTATCTACTACACCTCAAATGTTGATGCCACGTTCTTGCCTCGATCAGTTTCTGATTCCATACCCTTTTCGTCAAACAAG GTGAATGATGTATTAAACAAGTTTTCAATCAAGGACGGGTCAGATGAGGCTAAAACTGTGAAGAACACTATTAATGAGTGTGAAGGACCTAGCATTAAGGGAGAGGAAAAGCGTTGCGTGACTTCACTTGAGTCCATGGTTGATTTCGCCACTACCAAGCTCGGGAGCAACAATGTTGATGCTGTTTCCACAGAAGTGACAAAAAAAGATAATGAGTTACAACAGTATACAATGGCACCAGGGGTTAAGAGGTTGGGTGAGGACAAGGCTAGTGTTGTGTGTCACAAGGAGAATTACCCTTATGCAGTGTTTTATTGCCACAAATCAGAAACCACAAAAGCCTATTCTGTCCCATTGGAGGGTGCTGATGGAAGCAGGGTCAAAGCAGTTGCAGTGTGCCATACTGACACATCAAAGTGGAATCCCAAGCATTTGGCGTTTCAAGTGCTTAAGGTTCAGCCAGGAACTGTTCCTGTCTGCCACTTCCTGCCTCAGGATCATGTTGTCTTTGTTCCCAAGTAG